The proteins below are encoded in one region of Fimbriimonadaceae bacterium:
- a CDS encoding glycosyltransferase has protein sequence MVYRRSAEQLTAVPRVSVLVTCYNHIRYVGECLDSIYAQDYTDFEVIALDDGSQDGTREFLQSDTRPKTLVFNETNLGTYGTLNAGLERATGEFIAIMNDDDRWGPEKLRKQVALMDAHAKVGLVHTNGRFIDGAGKVTEGSPLGFEFPRTETGDVLLALAYANKIIASAALVRRQCFEELGGFNTAYFGSGDWEMWIRISEKYEVGYIDEFLTDYRVHGENASHKLERIWRDDETLRSWLAPRMESYKHRFSQDALNHAIAHNWACLGTVKTLNGKAAEGRAAYAESLRINPSRWQSRLRYLATFLPTSLFRRLL, from the coding sequence TTGGTCTATCGACGTTCGGCTGAACAACTAACTGCAGTGCCCCGCGTTTCCGTCCTCGTCACTTGCTACAACCACATTCGTTATGTTGGCGAGTGCCTTGACTCGATATATGCGCAAGACTATACAGATTTCGAGGTTATCGCCTTGGACGATGGGTCGCAAGACGGAACCCGGGAGTTTTTGCAGTCTGACACGCGTCCAAAGACACTTGTCTTCAATGAGACGAACTTAGGGACTTACGGAACTCTCAATGCCGGGCTTGAGCGCGCGACCGGCGAGTTCATCGCCATCATGAACGACGACGACCGGTGGGGGCCAGAAAAGTTAAGGAAGCAAGTCGCGCTTATGGACGCGCACGCTAAGGTCGGCTTGGTGCACACGAACGGTCGTTTCATCGACGGCGCGGGCAAGGTGACGGAGGGTTCGCCGTTAGGCTTCGAGTTTCCACGGACGGAAACGGGCGACGTGCTGCTCGCACTGGCTTATGCCAACAAAATCATCGCCAGCGCGGCCCTGGTGCGACGCCAATGTTTTGAGGAGCTGGGTGGCTTCAACACCGCGTACTTTGGGTCAGGCGACTGGGAAATGTGGATCAGGATTTCCGAGAAGTATGAGGTCGGCTATATCGATGAATTCCTGACCGACTACCGCGTCCATGGAGAAAACGCGAGCCACAAGCTTGAGCGAATTTGGCGCGATGATGAAACTCTCAGGTCATGGCTGGCACCTCGGATGGAATCTTATAAACACCGCTTTTCCCAAGATGCGCTAAACCATGCCATAGCGCACAATTGGGCCTGCTTGGGAACAGTCAAAACACTAAACGGAAAAGCGGCCGAGGGTAGAGCCGCTTATGCAGAATCCTTACGGATAAATCCGAGCCGCTGGCAAAGCCGTCTTCGCTATCTCGCGACTTTCCTGCCTACCTCACTTTTTAGACGCCTTCTTTGA
- a CDS encoding GNAT family N-acetyltransferase: MVVGWQGDRVRLVPLDMDRHFENCVAWMNDPEITQWLLVGDFPMTRIAEREWFEEASKGRTDEVVLAIETLAGEHLGTSGIHRIDYRHGTCFTGSLIGKKELWGQGYGSDQVRTRARYIFEVLGLRMIMTAYLEGNEASRRMSEKAGFVECGRWPKKFWKRGAYRDEVLLCLTRDQWLAQQEPGV, encoded by the coding sequence ATGGTTGTCGGCTGGCAAGGCGACAGGGTGCGGCTCGTCCCCCTCGACATGGACCGCCACTTCGAGAACTGTGTCGCCTGGATGAACGATCCCGAGATCACGCAGTGGTTGCTTGTGGGCGACTTCCCGATGACCCGGATCGCCGAGCGCGAATGGTTTGAGGAGGCTTCTAAAGGCCGCACTGACGAGGTCGTGCTTGCGATTGAGACCCTGGCCGGCGAGCACCTGGGCACAAGTGGCATCCACCGCATCGACTACCGTCACGGGACCTGCTTTACGGGAAGCCTGATCGGCAAGAAGGAGCTCTGGGGCCAGGGCTATGGCAGCGACCAGGTTCGCACCCGCGCCCGCTACATTTTCGAGGTCCTCGGCCTGCGGATGATCATGACGGCCTACCTGGAAGGGAACGAGGCGAGCCGACGGATGAGCGAAAAGGCCGGATTCGTCGAGTGCGGCCGGTGGCCCAAGAAGTTCTGGAAGCGCGGGGCTTATCGGGACGAAGTCTTGTTGTGCCTGACGCGCGACCAGTGGCTCGCCCAGCAAGAGCCCGGCGTCTAG
- a CDS encoding YchF family ATPase, whose translation MKVGIIGFLGAGKSTLYRAASQGQAKGSVTAVPVPDPRFDAIVKQVQPKKQTPATVIFEDEIDDLAGTGKMFSQRCLDQARKADLLLHVVRAFESPMVPFHAEIDPLRDQEAVEVEMVLTDLQIIENRLERLAKSMNVRTAGHPDAAEKAVFDRIKGPLEEGTPIKRMDLEEEDEKVLRNYQFLSAKETVVVFNVGEDNASDPPAEIAQRIEQMKAKGNQAFAACATLEEEIASLDPADQPEFLQSMGLVEPASHRLVRAIYDALGLVTFFTAGENDTRAWPLRRGSSALKAAATIHNDIAKGFIRAEVVSYADYSEAGSLDAAYKSNKMRLEGKEYVVQDGDLLHIRNKS comes from the coding sequence ATGAAAGTGGGCATCATCGGCTTCTTGGGGGCGGGAAAGAGCACGCTATACCGCGCCGCCTCGCAGGGCCAGGCAAAAGGCAGCGTGACGGCCGTTCCGGTTCCTGACCCCCGCTTCGATGCGATCGTCAAGCAGGTCCAGCCGAAGAAGCAGACCCCGGCCACGGTGATCTTCGAGGACGAGATCGACGACTTGGCGGGGACCGGCAAGATGTTCAGCCAGCGCTGCCTGGACCAAGCGCGCAAGGCGGACCTTTTGCTGCACGTCGTCCGCGCGTTCGAGAGCCCGATGGTGCCCTTCCACGCCGAGATCGACCCCTTGCGGGACCAGGAGGCGGTGGAGGTCGAAATGGTCCTCACCGACCTGCAGATCATCGAGAACCGGCTTGAGAGGCTCGCAAAATCCATGAACGTCCGGACTGCGGGCCATCCCGACGCGGCGGAAAAAGCGGTCTTCGACCGCATCAAGGGTCCGCTCGAAGAGGGCACGCCCATCAAGCGCATGGACCTGGAGGAAGAGGACGAGAAGGTCCTTCGCAACTACCAGTTCCTCAGCGCGAAGGAGACGGTCGTGGTGTTCAACGTGGGCGAAGACAACGCGTCGGACCCCCCGGCCGAGATCGCCCAACGGATCGAACAGATGAAAGCGAAGGGCAACCAGGCGTTCGCGGCGTGCGCGACCCTGGAGGAAGAGATCGCTTCGCTCGACCCTGCGGACCAGCCCGAGTTCCTGCAGTCCATGGGTTTGGTGGAACCGGCCAGCCACAGGCTCGTCCGGGCGATCTACGACGCTCTGGGCCTGGTGACCTTCTTCACGGCAGGCGAGAACGACACGCGCGCGTGGCCGCTCCGGCGCGGCTCCAGTGCGCTTAAGGCCGCCGCCACGATCCACAACGACATCGCGAAGGGCTTTATCCGCGCAGAGGTGGTCTCCTATGCCGACTACTCCGAGGCAGGCAGCCTCGACGCGGCCTACAAGTCGAACAAGATGCGGCTCGAAGGAAAGGAATATGTCGTGCAGGACGGCGACCTCCTGCACATCAGGAACAAGAGCTAG
- a CDS encoding ABC transporter permease gives MATSPRAVGNPAPPSWNSPVAAVLAVLTFVGECTLLLGDAFRRVWKKPREVQETLNQMAFIGVASVPIVVLTTFASGAVLSLYSAELLVRYGAANLAGAAIGLAVTREIAPVLTGIMVAARAGSAMAAQIGTMAVSEQVDALKSLNVHPTNYLVLPRIIASVTMLPILALVGVYGGVLGGYSVSVFVAGVPDGAFWQSIRQFVEPADFVKGMVKTVAFGLIVSVVACQQGLRTKEGAVGVGRATTNTVVITMVLIYVANYFLTAIFYTGR, from the coding sequence ATGGCAACCAGCCCGCGCGCCGTCGGCAATCCCGCGCCCCCGAGTTGGAACTCGCCCGTCGCGGCGGTGCTCGCCGTGCTGACGTTCGTCGGCGAGTGCACCCTACTCCTGGGCGACGCGTTCCGGCGCGTCTGGAAAAAGCCCCGCGAGGTCCAGGAAACGTTGAACCAGATGGCATTCATCGGGGTGGCGAGCGTGCCGATCGTCGTCCTCACCACGTTCGCCTCTGGGGCGGTGCTCAGCCTCTACAGCGCGGAACTTCTGGTCCGCTATGGCGCCGCGAACCTGGCCGGAGCGGCCATCGGCTTGGCGGTGACCCGCGAGATCGCGCCCGTCCTCACCGGCATCATGGTCGCGGCGCGGGCGGGGTCGGCGATGGCGGCGCAGATCGGCACGATGGCGGTGAGCGAACAGGTGGACGCGCTCAAGTCACTCAACGTCCATCCCACGAACTACCTCGTCCTGCCCCGCATCATCGCCTCGGTGACGATGCTGCCGATCCTGGCCCTCGTCGGGGTCTATGGCGGCGTCCTGGGGGGCTACTCGGTCTCTGTCTTCGTCGCAGGCGTTCCGGACGGGGCGTTCTGGCAATCGATCCGGCAATTCGTCGAACCGGCGGACTTCGTCAAGGGGATGGTGAAGACAGTGGCCTTCGGGCTGATCGTCTCCGTGGTCGCATGCCAACAAGGCCTTCGGACAAAGGAGGGTGCGGTCGGGGTCGGGCGAGCCACGACGAACACCGTGGTGATCACGATGGTCCTCATCTACGTCGCCAACTATTTCCTTACGGCCATCTTCTACACCGGTCGATAG
- a CDS encoding NADH-quinone oxidoreductase subunit N encodes MAEGPIPVVDLWAIAPVSLVMLTGIVVLIVEMFRPKHNNNVIVGLSLLGLTGAIAAACMQFGMPAGKSFGDMVYRDHFGLVLQILIVGACFVAFLFSEPYLREKRIAFGEFYPLALWACSGAMIMVTTTNMLMLFLGLEVLSIALYCLAGMSRAEARSEESALKYFLLGAFASAFLLMGIAFLYGPSGTLDLSAATAAAAADLESYNALAAFGVSMLLIGLAFKAGLVPFHQWTPDVYQGAPTNVTALMAAVVKVAAFGALVRVLDATSVFQQYWFPMLYWIAILSMTLGNLIALIQRDVKRTLGYSSIANAGYILVALLAHLKMPDRIPLTTTIFFLGAYSLMTLGAFAVVSLTAKNGSEGTRFADLRGLWHRAPFATGCFIVFSASLIGVPPTVGFFGKLLIFQDALTAGLPTLAILLAVNSAISAYYYLGMIQAAFVSPEGALPARSARPSAGTNLATLVCVVGIFAITIAQTPVLKAIETPALKYARPVPKEELRIFTAPGQ; translated from the coding sequence ATGGCGGAAGGCCCCATCCCAGTCGTCGATCTTTGGGCGATCGCACCCGTGAGCCTCGTGATGCTGACCGGCATCGTTGTGCTCATCGTCGAGATGTTCCGCCCGAAGCACAACAACAACGTGATCGTCGGTCTGAGCCTGCTCGGTCTGACGGGGGCGATCGCAGCCGCCTGCATGCAGTTCGGCATGCCCGCCGGCAAGAGCTTCGGCGACATGGTCTATCGAGACCACTTCGGACTGGTCCTGCAGATCTTGATCGTCGGCGCGTGCTTCGTCGCGTTCCTTTTCAGCGAGCCCTACCTGCGGGAAAAACGGATCGCGTTCGGCGAGTTCTATCCCCTTGCCCTTTGGGCTTGCAGCGGCGCGATGATCATGGTCACCACGACCAACATGCTGATGCTCTTCCTCGGCCTGGAAGTCCTCAGCATCGCGCTCTACTGCCTTGCAGGGATGAGCCGCGCGGAAGCACGCTCGGAAGAAAGCGCCCTTAAGTACTTTCTCCTGGGAGCGTTCGCGAGCGCGTTCCTCCTGATGGGCATCGCCTTCCTCTATGGCCCCAGCGGCACACTAGACCTGAGCGCGGCGACCGCAGCGGCTGCGGCCGACCTCGAATCCTACAATGCCTTGGCCGCCTTCGGCGTCTCGATGCTCTTGATCGGGCTCGCGTTCAAGGCAGGCCTCGTGCCCTTCCACCAGTGGACCCCGGACGTCTACCAGGGAGCGCCCACGAACGTCACCGCGCTGATGGCCGCGGTCGTCAAGGTGGCGGCCTTCGGAGCCTTGGTCCGGGTTCTCGACGCGACCAGCGTCTTCCAGCAGTACTGGTTCCCGATGCTGTACTGGATCGCGATCCTCTCGATGACCCTGGGCAACCTCATCGCCCTCATCCAGAGGGACGTCAAGCGGACCCTTGGTTATTCGAGCATTGCGAACGCTGGCTATATCCTGGTCGCGCTCCTGGCGCACCTCAAGATGCCGGACCGAATCCCGCTTACGACGACCATTTTCTTCCTGGGCGCCTATAGCCTCATGACCCTGGGCGCCTTCGCCGTCGTCTCGCTCACCGCTAAAAATGGGTCCGAGGGTACGAGGTTCGCCGACCTTCGCGGGCTCTGGCACCGCGCCCCCTTCGCGACCGGCTGCTTCATCGTCTTCTCGGCCAGCCTTATCGGGGTGCCGCCTACCGTCGGCTTCTTCGGCAAGCTTTTGATCTTCCAGGACGCCCTCACGGCAGGCTTGCCGACCCTGGCCATCCTCCTCGCCGTTAACTCGGCGATCAGTGCTTACTACTACCTCGGCATGATCCAGGCCGCCTTCGTCAGCCCCGAAGGGGCTCTGCCGGCCCGCTCGGCCCGCCCAAGCGCGGGGACTAACCTGGCCACCCTTGTCTGCGTTGTCGGGATTTTTGCTATAACGATCGCTCAAACACCGGTGCTGAAAGCGATCGAAACTCCCGCCCTCAAGTACGCCCGCCCCGTACCCAAGGAAGAGCTCCGGATCTTTACCGCGCCTGGACAATAA
- a CDS encoding GGDEF domain-containing protein — protein MGLPIEILAWICAASPSRLWVVDSLGEPCYQNQQAEEMGAAMWPAFRQAICLALGFKDWQSLASEECGKPIGATIADPLGSSVRYESLVLTIPGDPVQVLVWILPTSGAEKAARPPLEGPDLTDLQSELVVRAMQYQEMYLREEKLAHTDGLTGVLNRRALVNRLERSLAEAGFAGEPVSFILLDIDHFKRLNDTFGHQTGDQALKGMGVLMKERVRDIDYVGRMGGEEFGVVLPHIPAPAAVNVANRLRAAIEGAELCCTPFTASFGVATTVDGKATADEIYNQADKALYASKHGGRNRVTHFGDLPAESADAPAA, from the coding sequence ATGGGGCTCCCGATCGAGATCCTTGCGTGGATTTGCGCCGCCAGCCCCAGTCGCCTTTGGGTCGTGGACTCGCTCGGGGAGCCTTGCTACCAAAACCAGCAGGCGGAAGAGATGGGCGCGGCCATGTGGCCCGCTTTCCGCCAGGCGATCTGCCTGGCCCTGGGATTCAAGGACTGGCAGAGCCTGGCCTCGGAAGAGTGTGGCAAGCCCATCGGGGCGACCATCGCCGACCCCCTAGGCTCGAGCGTGCGCTACGAGTCCCTCGTGCTCACGATCCCGGGCGACCCGGTGCAGGTCCTGGTCTGGATCCTGCCCACGTCCGGCGCTGAGAAAGCGGCCCGTCCGCCCCTAGAAGGGCCGGACTTGACCGATCTCCAGTCCGAGCTGGTGGTCAGGGCCATGCAGTACCAGGAGATGTACCTCCGCGAGGAGAAGCTCGCCCATACGGACGGCCTCACCGGGGTCCTCAACCGGCGTGCTCTCGTCAACCGGCTCGAGCGGTCGCTCGCCGAAGCGGGCTTCGCCGGCGAACCGGTCTCCTTCATCCTGCTGGACATCGACCATTTCAAGCGGCTAAACGACACCTTCGGCCACCAAACGGGCGACCAGGCCCTGAAGGGGATGGGCGTCCTGATGAAGGAGAGGGTGCGCGACATCGACTACGTCGGCCGAATGGGCGGCGAAGAGTTCGGCGTGGTGCTACCCCATATCCCGGCTCCAGCTGCCGTGAACGTGGCAAACCGGTTGCGGGCTGCGATCGAGGGGGCGGAGCTGTGCTGCACGCCGTTCACGGCGAGCTTTGGGGTCGCGACTACGGTCGATGGCAAGGCCACCGCAGACGAGATCTACAACCAGGCGGACAAGGCGCTTTACGCCTCTAAGCACGGGGGCAGGAACCGCGTGACCCACTTCGGCGACTTGCCCGCGGAATCCGCCGACGCGCCCGCCGCCTAG
- the rpmG gene encoding 50S ribosomal protein L33, protein MAKKKGEKREIIRLVCTEDGKHYVTTTKNKQNTPDKLELQKFNSNLRKVTLHREKK, encoded by the coding sequence ATGGCAAAGAAGAAAGGCGAAAAGCGCGAGATCATCCGGCTCGTTTGCACCGAAGACGGTAAGCATTACGTGACGACGACGAAGAACAAGCAGAACACTCCGGACAAGCTCGAGCTACAAAAGTTCAACAGCAATCTCCGCAAAGTGACCCTGCACCGAGAGAAGAAGTAA
- the rpmF gene encoding 50S ribosomal protein L32, whose protein sequence is MPNPKRKFSHQRTAKRRTHYTTDLPEVTPTKNVGGEAFSKNHCASPDGYYKGRRLPGFRD, encoded by the coding sequence ATGCCGAATCCGAAACGAAAGTTTAGCCACCAGCGGACGGCCAAGCGCCGCACCCACTATACGACGGACTTGCCTGAAGTCACGCCGACCAAGAACGTGGGCGGCGAGGCCTTCTCCAAGAACCACTGCGCGTCGCCGGACGGCTACTATAAGGGTCGCCGGCTCCCCGGCTTCCGCGACTAG
- a CDS encoding phosphopentomutase — protein sequence MSDRRAVVLVLDGCGAGAAPDAPDFGDPLDSATVRHVWEAVGGFSAPNLGRSGFLAACGIGTPNGRFARLRPLGMGKDSVTGHWEMMGAVVERPFPTYPEGFPISLIKQFEREIGTQTLGNRAASGTQIIAELGELHQETGFPIVYTSADSVFQIACHEETVPVEELYGMCRVARRLCSGQNNVQRVIARPFSGSPGAYVRTERRKDFSLEAPPNLVDRIGDVYGVGVVAELFGGRGFRETRRSQSNAEHWLALDQALTSDARFVFANFEDFDMLYGHRNDPAGFAKCLESFDHELGLRLSRLGPETLLALTADHGNDPTDTSTDHTREYAPLALVQGGPEADLGEFAGYTAVGATVASHLGVDWPIGKSLLG from the coding sequence GTGAGCGACCGCCGCGCAGTGGTGCTCGTGCTGGATGGTTGCGGGGCGGGGGCTGCGCCCGACGCGCCGGACTTCGGCGACCCGCTCGACTCCGCGACCGTCCGCCACGTCTGGGAGGCGGTCGGGGGCTTCTCCGCCCCAAACCTGGGACGGTCCGGCTTCTTAGCGGCCTGCGGCATTGGCACGCCAAACGGGCGGTTTGCCCGCCTGCGGCCTCTCGGGATGGGCAAGGACTCCGTCACCGGGCATTGGGAGATGATGGGCGCGGTGGTCGAGAGGCCCTTCCCCACCTACCCCGAGGGCTTCCCCATTTCGCTCATCAAGCAGTTTGAGCGGGAAATCGGGACGCAGACGCTGGGAAACCGCGCGGCGAGCGGCACCCAGATCATTGCGGAACTCGGCGAGCTCCACCAGGAAACGGGCTTCCCGATCGTTTATACAAGTGCTGACAGCGTTTTCCAGATCGCGTGCCACGAGGAGACCGTCCCGGTTGAAGAGCTCTACGGAATGTGCCGCGTGGCGCGAAGACTTTGCTCCGGGCAGAACAACGTCCAGCGCGTGATCGCCCGCCCCTTTTCAGGCTCGCCGGGCGCGTACGTCCGAACCGAGCGCCGCAAGGACTTCTCACTCGAGGCGCCGCCGAACCTGGTCGATCGGATCGGCGACGTTTACGGGGTGGGGGTGGTCGCCGAGCTCTTCGGCGGGCGGGGCTTTAGGGAGACGAGGCGTTCCCAGAGCAACGCGGAGCACTGGCTGGCCCTGGATCAAGCGCTGACCAGCGACGCCCGGTTCGTCTTCGCAAATTTCGAAGACTTCGACATGCTCTACGGGCATCGGAACGACCCAGCCGGGTTCGCGAAGTGTCTGGAATCTTTCGACCACGAACTGGGCCTCAGGCTATCCCGGTTGGGCCCGGAGACGTTGCTGGCCCTCACCGCCGACCACGGGAACGACCCGACGGACACCTCGACCGACCACACACGAGAATACGCGCCGTTAGCGCTGGTCCAAGGAGGCCCTGAGGCGGACTTAGGCGAGTTCGCGGGCTACACCGCGGTGGGAGCGACCGTAGCCAGCCACCTAGGGGTGGACTGGCCGATCGGGAAGTCGTTGCTCGGTTGA
- the ruvB gene encoding Holliday junction branch migration DNA helicase RuvB — translation MEELGVEQSLRPRRLAEFIGQEAIKRNLGVFLLAARQRQEPVDHVLLYGPPGLGKTTLAHIVATEMEATFHVTSGPAIERPGDLVGILTNLDPGAVLFIDEIHRLARPVEEILYPAMEDRKVDVMIGKGPAARSIRLDVPPFTVVGATTRQGLLTGPLRDRFGIVLQFPFYDQAALLEIVTRSCGILGVSANPGGAEEIARRSRGTPRIANRLLRRVRDFAQVDGQDVITRGVADAALTALDVDHRGLDRLDRDLLRAIIEKYQGGPVGLETLAATTGEDSGTIEDVCEPYLMQQGFLQRTPRGRCVTAAAYEHLGMKAPARPASLFSEPGNAE, via the coding sequence CTGGAAGAGCTCGGCGTCGAGCAGTCGCTCCGACCCCGCCGCCTGGCCGAATTCATCGGACAGGAAGCGATCAAGCGCAACCTTGGGGTCTTCCTCCTGGCGGCCCGCCAGCGGCAGGAGCCGGTCGACCATGTGTTGCTCTATGGGCCGCCGGGTCTCGGCAAGACGACCTTGGCCCACATTGTGGCGACCGAGATGGAAGCCACGTTCCACGTCACGAGCGGCCCCGCGATCGAGCGACCCGGCGACCTCGTCGGCATCCTTACCAACTTGGATCCCGGGGCGGTCCTCTTTATCGACGAGATCCACCGTCTGGCGCGGCCGGTCGAGGAGATCCTCTATCCCGCCATGGAGGACCGCAAGGTCGACGTGATGATCGGCAAAGGGCCGGCGGCCCGTTCCATCCGGCTCGACGTTCCGCCCTTCACGGTGGTCGGGGCCACGACTCGGCAAGGGCTGCTGACCGGGCCGCTTCGCGACCGGTTCGGGATCGTCCTCCAGTTCCCCTTCTATGACCAGGCGGCGCTACTGGAGATCGTGACGCGGTCCTGCGGCATCCTCGGCGTTTCGGCTAATCCGGGTGGCGCAGAAGAGATCGCACGGCGTTCGCGAGGCACGCCCCGCATCGCGAACCGCCTCCTTCGCCGCGTGCGCGACTTCGCCCAAGTGGACGGCCAAGACGTGATCACGCGGGGGGTCGCGGACGCAGCGCTCACCGCGCTCGACGTGGACCATCGCGGGCTGGACCGCCTCGACCGGGACTTACTGCGGGCGATCATCGAGAAATACCAGGGAGGACCGGTCGGACTGGAAACCCTTGCCGCGACCACCGGCGAAGACTCAGGGACGATCGAGGACGTGTGCGAGCCCTACCTGATGCAACAGGGCTTCTTGCAGCGGACGCCGCGCGGGCGGTGCGTCACGGCCGCCGCCTACGAGCACCTGGGCATGAAGGCACCGGCAAGGCCCGCGAGCCTCTTCTCCGAACCGGGGAACGCGGAGTGA
- the ruvA gene encoding Holliday junction branch migration protein RuvA: MIARLTGTVVEISTEGLVVDCAGVGYAVSAPLSLSAAVAVGEPLTLVVRQIFREDDVTLYGFANADQRQLFDFLRDVKGCGPKISLAVLSTLGETSAARAIAEGDTRTLTQVPGVGPRLAERIALELKTKVSDLSLSSRAVPATAVVTERNGTGDEIVDALMTLGYKRQEAEAAAAQAREEHEDETQQLRAALRSLRR, encoded by the coding sequence ATGATCGCCCGTCTCACTGGAACCGTCGTCGAGATTTCAACCGAAGGGTTGGTCGTCGACTGTGCCGGGGTTGGCTATGCCGTTTCGGCCCCCTTGTCGCTCTCAGCGGCGGTCGCGGTCGGGGAACCGCTGACGCTCGTCGTTCGGCAGATCTTCCGCGAGGACGACGTGACCCTCTACGGCTTCGCCAACGCGGACCAACGGCAGCTCTTCGACTTCCTCCGCGATGTAAAGGGGTGCGGGCCAAAAATTAGTCTCGCCGTCTTGAGCACCCTCGGCGAGACGAGCGCGGCCCGCGCGATCGCCGAAGGCGACACCAGGACGCTGACCCAGGTCCCGGGAGTCGGGCCCCGGCTCGCCGAACGGATCGCGTTGGAACTCAAGACTAAGGTCTCCGACCTCAGCCTCTCAAGCCGGGCGGTGCCCGCCACCGCGGTCGTCACCGAGCGAAACGGAACTGGGGACGAGATCGTCGACGCCCTCATGACGCTCGGCTATAAGCGCCAGGAAGCCGAAGCGGCCGCCGCCCAAGCCCGCGAGGAGCACGAAGACGAGACCCAGCAGCTTCGCGCCGCGCTGAGGAGTTTGCGCCGGTGA